The window TTACAAGTGCTTTGAAAAAGACGATTCTGGAAgttctttctttattttttcaattatagcCTATTGCTTGGCCGTTGGATCTTGTAATAGATGTTTAGGACCTTAATTAAACGGATAAGGCTTTTATCTTCTGATAACACGTCATCAGcagcaaatatatttttgatgaacTGTCATTCGTATTCTTAAAGACCTTTCATGCTTTACAATTAGAAAAACAGATGTCAGTGATTGGGTGCgggattatattttttcaatgcaTTAGTTTGTACAGCTTTCCATATACATTTCAAATCCATACATGCAAATCTCTCCAAGTCATCGTcattactaaaataaaactgtcattaaaattaattacatgttGTATGTCCAAGTGTCTAAGTTCACAAATATTAGAAGCTAAAAACTCTTGACTCACCGGTAACAATATAATTATGTTGCCACTACATTTTTCCCTTGATCCTGCCTTACAAGAGCGcacaattgaaattatttttccgCTTTTACATATCAGTAGTAATAAAATGCggattcaaaaacattttggacTTTGACGTAGTTTTCTTATATGACCTAAAACGACCTTGAGTGCATTGTCTGAGAGAGGTCATTGACCTAGTTTTGGATGCACTTTTTTGAATGCATTTTTTTGGGATGCACTTTtttgaatgcattttttttggGGTGCACTTTtttgaatgcattttttttttgggagtgCACTTTTAGGAATGCAATAGTAGTATTACGTGAGCAGATTTCTTACCATTTTTACCCCCCCGCCCCCCTTGTCATCAAAAGTAAGCAAAGCACTTACCCCCTCCCCCTATGCTTACGTAAacatttttagtaataaatgtttttttatattgttatttttaaaataggaaaattcatgaaaatattaGGTTTAACTGATACACATAGagtaaatgacaaaaaaatataatcagaaaTAAAGAACATAACTAACATAAAGAATATTTTCGGAACACATTAACAGTCTTCAGTCCATGAAACCTGAATCCATGATTCTAAGTTATCGATGACATTGGATTGCTGCTCAGTGTTGTGAGTCTGCTCACTTTCATCCGATTTTGGAATGTCTACGTCACTCTCATCGAGCCATTCAACATCTTGGTGctctaaattttgaataatgcaCATCAGTTCATTAGCACGACGAGCAGCGACTCTTACAGGTCTAACTTTTCCCTCTGTGGGcgtgtttacttttttatggaTCTTCTCGATGTGACGATTTAATGATTTGACGGAAGCATGATAAAGACCACACGTTTTGCATGTTCGGCTTGAGAGCCTCAATTTTACCGTCGGACAAAAATAATCGTAGGGCATTTGCAAAAAATCTTTGAGGGTAGTACTCAAGCGTAGAGCTAAATTGACTGGAAGATCAAGAAATTGTTCTCCTTCATCCAAAACCAGTCATCAACtgtttgttttacttttgcAGGTGGTGGAAGAAACCTGTTGTCTAGTAATTTGAATAGGCCACTTCTTGGACGACAGCATTctgtatttttacattttacaatttgAAGCAAGTATTGGCTTTCACGCACATGTTCTGAGTACCATTTAATGTCTGGAAATTCAGGAGCATCTTGTTCATCAGCCTCAACATATTTTGCAGTAACATTATAGCCATCAATTTCCATTGAACTCCATACTTCAGCTAATACATTTCCTGCAAATTCGAAATTATATCTTTCTAATTGTTCATCAATTGTAATGCCACGTTCATCCAAATGAGACCCAAAATGGTCATGAGGCAGTATTAAACCAGCCAGTTCCCGACTCAGAGGAGCCATTCTTCGCTCTACTCTGTTATACGCACTCCTTCCAGGAGCATTGGTAGCTATAAACAATGCATCGAGATCATGTCGTTTAAAATGTTGTATAGCAAACCCTATGACTTTTTGATAACGCGGATTTTCATCTGGCCCTCCATCAACCGTCATAATTACTACTGGTTTTACTAGTCCATGGTCAGTTTTTGCTAATGGTCGAAACTCTTCAAGTTCGAGAAGCGTCTCAAAAATCCTGAGCATGAGTATTAGCAGTAGATGAACTATGCTTTCCACTTCGAATAGCGATGAATGTTGGCCCAGAATATCCGACGGCTTGCGGTTGTCCTAGCATATTGGAAGTAACTTTGATACCAGCATAAACAGATGGTATTAATTTATGACGCTCAGCGATTACCCAATCGTGGTCAGGTAATTTGATTCTATATTCCATATGCATTAAAAGAGGTGCTTGCTTATTTGCCGCAGTGACGCCAATAGGGACTCGAGCTTTGTCATCTTGAGATAAGAAATATACTTGATCTGGTCCAAGTATGGATGCTATGTTCTCTAAATAATGGATTGATGTTTCAGCGAACTTGCTATCTAAGTGGCTCTTGTGGTGATCAGTTTGAGCACGAATGAGCCTAACAGGGACTGTCGATACATGTCTTCGTCCCTCTGTAGAATTCGATTTTCTGGGAATCAAACGAAGATATGTCGCACTGCGACTAATGTCAAATCCTAGTTTACGCAGTTCTTGTGTGAGTTCGTCAAGAGTTTTTACGCTGCGAATAGATTCCGTTCGTCTCCTGTCATCACATGCACTCCCAAATAAAGCTATATCCGCAATTGTTTTCAATAGTAATGGTTGATCGCTTTCAAGTTTAGGATGTCCTACTGAATCCCTCAGATAGTCTTCTTTTTATTTCAGGATTTTCCTGACAAATATCTTCTAACTTTCTTTTCATACCATCCCTGTGTTTCTTCTGGGCAACTGCGTTTTGAATCTTCttgtttaaagtattttttgctGTTTTTAGTTCCTCGCGCAACTTAATGATCTGTTTATCAACTTCAGCGCAATTTGGCATAGTATCTCTGGCAGAATACAAAGCGTTCAGATTTTTTTCGAGTAGAGTAATCTTATTTTTCAAAGCTTCTTGAGAAGGTTTTGCTCTTTGTTTAtctgcattattattattttcgcaTTGCTCTTGTGATTCATTGCcggttttaattttatcttctttctgtttttcaaTGTTAGAAAATGGCTgtataatttgtgttttttctgCAGGTTTACTGGTAGAAGACGTtgcctaaaaatgaaaaatttctaagaGTTCTGCTGGATATTCTCTTATTAAGCTACATAAATTCACCGTATTTAATAAAACCAgcgtttaaatattattgaaagctTTTCCCCACAGAAACCCTTCACATACAGATATTGAAAACACCGTCTATTTTGTGaccaattaaaatatcaatcatTTACCTTTTTACTTTGAGATAGGCCATCATATTTTTTACTCATAAATCGTTTTAATTGTTACAGAACGTAAAGAGAAACTTTGTACTTATATTTACTCACCTTGGAAAAAAAATGAAGCAGATTGGATTTATTTTTAGTCGCCGCTTGCAATTCTTCTTCAATTCTCTTAGATACAATAATATCTAGTTCCTTATCTGACTTTgcttgtaatttataatttcgcCAAACTTCGTTAACTAACTTTTGTACATTTTGCACTTTCGTCCCAGTAtgagattttttaaaactttcgaaCAGTTTTTGGTATAACTTGGATTTGTCTATATGATATGACATTCtaataagatatttaaatttaaataattaaaacgttAAACTTTGGCTAATTGCATCAACATAAACACAAATGATAACTTTCAATGCTTTCAATACGTTTAGAATCCAAACAAAACAATACTGAGCCTAATCAGTTCTCAAAGCGAGTGCCTACGCATATGTATTATTTGCGGGAATCCCCGAAAAACTTAAATAACTAACGATGACGTAATCATCATCTAGACCCCCCCACCCCCCATGTCATCCAAAATAAGCAAAACAGAGAcctttaatttattctattctattttctATAGATTGATAAACTTGAAGTATTTGAATCGCTTATTTATGAAAGGCCTCTTGTCACTTGAAGTCAATTTTTCAGCAGCTAAAAAAATGTCTCTTATATTTATCCATTGTTGATAATTCCAGTTTTTTCAATTCCAAGTATTATTTCAATCacatttacatacatatattctGCTCACAAAATGTCAAATCAATTTCTCACATAATtatgaacaatttaaaatactGACATGAGGCCTTTCACAAATTAATGTGTGATAAGAGCCCTTTCAAAAATAAAGCTCAACTTTTTATCACAATTGGAAGTGTTATGTTGATggaataatacaaatattttattgaattattactcatataattataaaatataatttaagtgtACAAAATTATAAGTGTACAAAAGTTGAATCAAACTTCTTGCCTTTTGCCTTTCTTCGTTGGCCAATTTTGTATAGTGTTATAGAATGGTCTGAATTCATCAGGGAtgtattgaagtgttttttttaaatcattcaatttttcttcattGATTGGCCGCTTGTGGTGGCCATATGCCTGTGTGGTGGGCATTGATACAGCAGCTGATTGATTGTTCAGTAAATTGAAATGTCTTTCATTGATTCCATCAATGAACTCAGATACTGCAATGCACCCTTTTTTAGAACTATCACAAACAAACTCGTGATATTTTGTGAGAGTAAAGTACTCCCGTTTTCCTTTTTTTGCTCCCTGGCTTTCAACAGAAGctacacattttttataatgcaATGGCCACCAAGAAGTAAAGTCTTTCACGTCCTGGGTTTCTATGCACTTGACTTTGAATTTTTTCCCTTGAGAAGATGATATAATCAAATCTTCAATTTCTTTCACAGTATAGTACCTATCATGTTTTCGAAGGGATCGTTTAACTAGACCAAAAGATCGATCGCAAGGAAGGAACGAATGACCCCTAACTGGAAGCCTATAGACAATTTTTGTGAACCTTCCCGAATCAGTAAGAGCCATGATCAGTCTAATGACTGCATGGTTCTTATTTTGACCCGTACAGTTATCACTGTATAGGTACAATTCATCAACTTCGGGAATTGAAGAGATGTAGTCCaacaaaaaagaacaaacttcATTACTTCCTTTTTGAGCAATGCCCTCATGGTACAAGTAAAATTGAGTTATATCAGTTTTCCCATCATGTATGGCAAATGGATAAACTGAAAGTTGTCGCATGTAAAATATTTCCTGGACTGGAATACATGGTAAACTTATATTTTGCATATAATCAAAGCACAGAAGAGTTGCATTGGATCTATTCTGGCAATATTCCTTAGTGTCCcttaatgatttataaaatttattgcttcGTCTTTTATGAATAAGAAACTGAGCAGATGCAACTTTTTTAGCAGTGTCATTGAGCTGAGGGCTCCTTATTCTTGTCATGAGCTCTTCACATTCACAGCATGTATCGATTTGGGGTCTTCCAAATCGATAATTGAAATgctctttgaaaattttgtaataaaaactgtatttaaCATCACTatcattatgtttttttaagaacagagaatacatttttttcacatCTAATTTTGCATCGAGATAATTAACCTCCTTTGATGAATAATGGCTTTGTTTTACAGGAAATGATTTTATGTGGTCTTTAATTTGTTCTACATAATCTATTGGAAACGTTTTACGGTTCTGCTGCTGACCTCTCAAGTCTTTGGGAGTTTACCCTTCAATAGAATATCTTTCAGTCTTCTTACACGCTTCTCTCCCAAGGAATATAAACTGAGATATGCTTTACGACACACAAGAATTCTTCTTTCTTGAAACAGTACATGAAATTTGAATGAACTAGCATGCTGAACAGAGTGACTTGGAATTGGAAGTTCTTTTTTGTCAATTTCATTGAGATTGTCAACGTTGTCATCACATGTCAACATGTCATCGACGTCGTCCGCATTGAGTGTAGTAACCCTTGATCTTCTCTGTTTCACAGGAACTGCTTCAATCAATGATTGGAGAAATAGGTCTTGTTCGTCTTTTGTCTTCATTTGTCGAGATCTTTCAAGGATTGAAATTCTCTCATCGtttgaaaatttgtcaaaaCATTTCATCCGGCACCTACAAACAATAATTCTGTATaagaataattattgattttttaaggaaaacttAAGGGGTTGTTTTTTGAAATCAGCAGCAGAACTTCAAAGCTTGATATACCTGCACTTCGAACttgttatgataataataacagtATTATTGGGAGTAGAATATGcattcaacaatttttgaaagttaaacTAACTAGGCCGagctaagttttatcaaaaattatttgtgacCAAGTAGGTACCGtacaactaattaaaaaaatatatatattgtaactTACAAGCATGGTGATCCAACATTTCGTTGATTAACAATTTTTCCAGAATAGTTGCAATATTTCTCTCCATCCAATCTTGCTTTCTTGATCACATTCACTTTATATTTGGAAGGATTACGTTTCCCTTTTCTTCTTTTTGCACTTTTCTCACTCACATCACTTTCTGAACTTgacattattattcaaattataaattgaaataattattaacaacaatattatactttattagACAGTAATAATGAttgtaaataatgtaaacaGCAGCTGAACATAACCTAGAGAACATACCAGCTGTTGCTTTCTGAGCAGCGGTTTGGTTTTGTAGAGCCTCCTGTCAGTGACATGAGACCTTTCATAAATATACGCATTCTAAACGGCTGTGTTACTAGGCATACAGACATGGGACAAGAGCCCTTTCATAAGTAAACGATGCAGCTTTGCATTGAGaattgatttttgtcattttttaaaaatggctGAAAATGTGACATGAGGCCTTCCATAAATAAGCGATTCATTTATGGAAACTTGATATGTTAAGCACCAGTATAAATTAAAaggtgaataaattttaattgatatgtaTATCATTTGTCAATAAAAGACattctgttaaaaataatggaaaaattgtttatacatttaaaaaaatattatatatatgatttataataataaaatttttaaataattattatcaatggcACTTCCACGTAAGTCTTCTCCAATCTGatccatttcaataaaatcgcaGGAAACCATCTCCAAATacctagattttttttttgaaaatagatttaaagtttatatttcttGCTTTACATGCATTAATAAGGCATTTTAATATCGTAACTCGTTtatagtatataaaaaattttacctagtCCCATCCCGTGATGACATCCACCATCTTAAATAATTTCCGGAGGAGGTTTCTCTCAACCTCCTCCTCTTCGTAAATCACCCCTACTTCTTCATAGGCTAGAATAGTCTTCACTATTCTCATTATCTCCTTTATCGTCACCTCATTTACCCATCCACCAAACCACTTCAGTCGCCAATAGTTTAATATATACAAATGCTCCCTCGCTTCTCCATTCACATATACCAACACCTCcttgattttgttatttaaaatgatcaatttcaaggaaattttccccatttttaacttttacaaataaaacttgagaaaaatttttaacttgttttaaagATGGTTATGTCTTAAAAGTATTCAAGCTTATATAGCGAAGCTATTCGagaatgaatacattttttcacaaataaaaaaaaaaattttaatttatgctatTCTATTTCAATAGATTGATAAACtttccacttaaaaaaaaatattagatgtgAATATCATtgtgaaaaaaatcttttaatttatatagatattttatttttaatagtatacaaatttatttcactgtataatatttaatatcaattgcTCATTTCCAAGTTTCAAGATTTATATTTCTCTCGTTTTACGTACATTAATAAGACATTCCAATGCTTTAACTCGTTCATACTGTATAGCAGTAATTAATCCATCATGCAAATATTCCTCTAAgctatttttcttcaaaaatatttcaatggcTCCATCAAATTCCGATGGATGGTATAATGATtctttaatttcttgaaaatgatgattgagtaattttgtttatactttttgaatattatatattacgcatccaaaaaaaaaaagtgttgactaaataaatgtgtttacattgtattatttatttattattataaaaagaatggagacaatttatttttttaaatactttataggatacatacatatatagttttAGAGGTGAAgagattttgtatattttatgcttattttCAATAGCACATTTTCGCTCATAACATCTAAGGAAATTCTGTTTTTACATTCTTTGCATCCTTCTTCATCAACGCTCCACACATCTTCAATGTTGCAtacatttacataataaaataattccttaCACCTGTATGTATACTTTTCCAATACTTTAATATAGGTAAATGCATTCTCTTAGAATATTGCAAACATTTGTTTGAACATCATTGAAATGTGCAAACCCATCCTCCCAATCAATTCCATGGTAATTCACACCCAGCCAATGATTCAAAGATTTTGATTTATAGTTGTAAACTAGCATCCATAAGGTGATTTAACTATAAACTGTGTATTTCTTTACCATTTTTCAGGATTGccaattcttttaatataaatttagttttttcatcCTTAAATTCTTGTAAATCTACAATTGCTATGCTCATGATTGAAATATGATTCTATTAGTTTGACAaaagtataaaacatttttattagcaaatttGATGGTTTATGTAGTTTTTTTCTGAAATGAGATGggtaagtacaaaaaaattattccaccaattttgtttgcaatataccataaaaaaactgttctcaaagaaattattttataatgaatttaatttcaaatgcaatatacattttttatataactacACAAGTAAATCTACTAATCGATATAGATTTGTATATGGAAGTATATAAAACTCTTCTTTAAGTTTatctatattaaaaatgaatttttttttttttttctacattatgaaaataatcaatttttgataatgtgGGTCCTAATGAATAAAGAAGTATGttgttttcgaatattttaatttatgcttacgtcttctaatttttaattttgtatacctCTCAAgaagttaaatttaaagttgaaaaatgggGAGAAGTtagtttgatttcttattttgaagGATTAATTTCATATTGTGTTTAGTGAAAGAGAgagagtaaaaaaattcaattatttaacgaaaaaatcaaattaaataatttcgttcatcaattattaacaaaagtttatgatatactagctgttacccgcccgcttcgcgtggcgtaaaatatacgcCAGGcgcgaaaaatattaattttgttatctaGCTGCGTAAGTAGTTAAAcacttaaaatttctttatacacGATGTTTTTGGTTTTTCCAATTGGCTGAAGAATGACTAAGTTGTCAGGTGAACTTACTCTTGAGCATGCCACGTAAAGTTGACCATGAGAGAAACAATCATTTCTTAAATCAATTCCAGCCATCTTCAAACTGGCATAACAAACTTTAACTGGAAATTGCAGACGTTTGAATTCAAAGTGATAGTCTGATGGAATTAACGGAATTCTTGGAATGAATACAGTTTCTCCTTGATATTTTCCGGTGATAATTGTGGCCTCAATAACATTTTTGTGTAAGATCTTTACCTGGAGCCTAGTTCCATTACATAATGTAGGGGTAGTGAACAACGTCTTCGTCCTCCATTACTGTGTCTACCGACTCATATTTTACTTGCTCAGTTGGTAGTTGCTCCagcaaaaagttattaatagaATTAGCTTGTTCATTAGTTGGAGTGAGAATAGCTCTCTCTTTTAACCATGAACTGCAATTTTCTCCAGCCTTGTCAATATTCGGgtatattttttgagtcaagGTGATTAAATCTGGGACAATATCACAACAAATGcaagaaacatttatttttccatCTTCTTCTGGGATCTTACCGTCACCTATGTCAATGAGTACTTTCGAAAACTCCTCAGCTTGTGGATTTGGTTGAAGATGAACACGCATATTGATAGTCAAAGATAGAACTTTGACCGAAGGCCATAAAAAGGATGACTTGATACAGGCTTGAATTTCATCAGCGCGTGTTCCTCGTGGTACAACAGGCAATGTTTGTCTGAAGTCACCAGCCAAGAGAACAACTACTCCTCCCATAAGTTGGTTGCAACCTCTGATGTCTTGGAGCGTTCTGTTCAGAGCTTCAATAGCTTTTTTGTGAGCCATTGTGCACTCATCccagataattatttttgtttcttttagtaCATGAGCTATATCACTTTGTTTAGAGATGTTACAAAGTGGGGACTCAGAATGACACAAATTTAGAGGTAATTTAAATGCAGAGTGAGCTGTTTTGCCTCCATCAATCAAAGTCGCAGCAATTCCTGAGGAAGCAACAGCtatagcaatttttttctcACTTCTAATTTTTGAGAGcaacaaattgattaaaaaagtttttccagtGCCACCTGGAGcatcaagaaaatataattgCTCAGAATTAGAAATAatcgaattcaaaattttactgtaAACTTTTTTATGTTCTAAGTTTAACTTAGGAACATTTTCAGCtacaaattcattcaaatagGTAGTGTCATAAGCCAATTCATTCAGATATTGACGATTGGTGAAAATAAATCTTTCCTCTCGTGATGGAGAGGGGAGACCGAACTGAAGAAGTATCTTTCCCGACATTGATATAACAATATCTTCAATCAAAATGAGGCATTTGTTGTAAATAATGTCAAGCATCAGCTCGGCATTTCCATCTTCTCGTTCTATCTCTCTCCTAATATCTTCAGAAAAATTGTCTCGGTATTTCTCCCATAATTTCTGTGGGTCGCCAACATGACAAAAAACTAACATGATGGCAAACAGCTCACGGATTTTGAACGGAGAATCAGAGATGCAAGCTTCTTCTAGAGTGTGATCTCAATTAGCATCATCTTCGAGAAGACCTAGTGCTCTACATGCTGCTTGAAATGTTGGCTGAATTACTCCATCAACAGTTTTTAAAGCAGAAAATGATACTGGACCTCGAATCTGATGTAATAGAAGACGTAGATAATAACACTCGGCATTACCGGGATGAACGGTATACACTCTACCTAAAACATGATCTTTCTTAACTCCTAAATAACCTGGAACATCCTTACCTTTTTTCCGCCTTTCAAAGTGGTTGTTCTTCCATACATAGTAAGCCGGAACTTCAAAGTATAAAAGAGTTTTTGCAAAATTATGACAGTTGCAAAGTTCAAAAAAAGCCATTAGAGTTGTCTTTGGTTGATTAACAACTTTATCAATTACATTTCCTTCTGTGAAGTAAACTCGTTGACCGTTTTCAAGATGTACAGCAAGATGCATGACAGAAGGAAATCTGTCATGAATAGAGAAACAAAGTATGCGCCAAACCGCTTCAGAACTACTAATGTAACGTACTTTTGCTTGGTACTTTTTCACCTCATCAAAATCCTCAACGATAAACGCTGCTTGGTCAGATCCTTTATTAAGGTAGTTACAAATGTATTTAATAGACTTAACAGAATTACAATATTCCACATTAATATGAGCTTTAAAAGTACGGGATAGAACGGGATTGTACGGGACTACCCATCTATTGTCAACTTCAACTCCGTTAAGGGTTATTTTCATTCCACCATCTGCTGGAGATCTTCTGCGATACTGAGGATAGCCATCGTCTCCAGCGacagtttcttttaaaaatgccTTAGGATATCTTTTAGTACACTTTCCTTCAACCATACAGGGTGACTTTGAGTTGAAAGAACCACATGGACCGTGAATCATGGTTGATTTTATGATTTCAAAAAGATCTGGATCTAGGTTAGGATCAGGTAATTCAGCGCTTATAATTTGGTCAACAGACTCAGATCTTATTTTTTCTTCCAACCACAGTAGAATGTGAACATGAGGAAGTCCACGTTTCTGCCATT is drawn from Chrysoperla carnea chromosome X, inChrCarn1.1, whole genome shotgun sequence and contains these coding sequences:
- the LOC123302915 gene encoding uncharacterized protein LOC123302915 — its product is MVVLPSSFTGGPRYMHERTQDAMTYVRHYGRPDLFITFTCNPKWPEITELLRQGQKSHDRHDIVARVFNVKVKHMMKLLTVGSIFGKTKCHMYTFEWQKRGLPHVHILLWLEEKIRSESVDQIISAELPDPNLDPDLFEIIKSTMIHGPCGSFNSKSPCMVEGKCTKRYPKAFLKETVAGDDGYPQYRRRSPADGGMKITLNGVEVDNRWVVPYNPVLSRTFKAHINVEYCNSVKSIKYICNYLNKGSDQAAFIVEDFDEVKKYQAKVRYISSSEAVWRILCFSIHDRFPSVMHLAVHLENGQRVYFTEGNVIDKVVNQPKTTLMAFFELCNCHNFAKTLLYFEVPAYYVWKNNHFERRKKGKDVPGYLGVKKDHVLGRVYTVHPGNAECYYLRLLLHQIRGPVSFSALKTVDGVIQPTFQAACRALGLLEDDAN